One genomic window of Cannabis sativa cultivar Pink pepper isolate KNU-18-1 chromosome 2, ASM2916894v1, whole genome shotgun sequence includes the following:
- the LOC133034316 gene encoding hexokinase-5-like has product MAQLLPYSQSTTIAPSLQTTMTLPTSSIRSSIYGLAGRYSFLTLFLLILIEFFLIFSDEKGLFYALDLDGTNFRVLRVQLGGKDHHVVRQEFDEVSIPPDVMTGSSEGLFDFIAATLAKFVSEEGEGFHPAPGRQRELGFTFSFPVKQLSISSGTLMVICILFDSNMTRFLYYYFAFMIVVTRVVARKVIWRSVFGRVEIEGFQGNWFSVQCFTKRSKRKTYESCFINFPRKGQHSCKFNDLIDS; this is encoded by the exons ATGGCGCAGCTTCTCCCCTACTCACAGTCGACGACGATAGCTCCTTCCTTGCAAACGACAATGACGCTGCCTACAAGTTCTATCCGCTCATCTATATATGG TCTTGCTGGCCGTTATAGCTTTCTAACT TTGTTTTTGCTcattttaattgaattttttcttattttcagTGATGAGAAAGGTCTATTCTATGCTTTAGATCTCGATGGTACTAATTTCCGCGTGCTACGCGTACAGCTAGGTGGTAAAGATCACCATGTTGTTAGACAAGAATTTGATGAGGTTTCAATTCCACCTGATGTGATGACTGGATCTTCAGAG GGTTTATTTGACTTTATAGCCGCAACACTTGCAAAGTTTGTTTCTGAAGAAGGTGAGGGTTTTCACCCTGCACCAGGTAGGCAAAGGGAGCTGGGCTTTACCTTTTCATTTCCTGTGAAGCAATTATCGATTTCTTCTGGGACCCTTATGGTGATATGCATTCTATTTGATTCTAACATGACTCGTTTTCTTTATTACTATTTTGCTTTCATGATAGTTGTCACACGTGTTGTCGCAAGGAAAGTGATTTGGAGAAGTGTGTTTGGAAGAGTGGAAATAGAAGGGTTTCAAGGTAACTGGTTCAGTGTTCAATGTTTCACAAAGAGATCAAAGAGAAAAACTTATGAAAGCTGTTTCATTAATTTTCCAAGGAAAGGTCAACATTCTTGTAAGTTTAATGACTTAATTGATTCATAA
- the LOC133034967 gene encoding vacuolar-processing enzyme beta-isozyme-like: MEDSQGHNLKRETIKQQYEMVKERTANANDFVNGGSHVMEYGSRSIRAEKLYLYQKVLILPLLTSHPTITNYTWLWKL, from the exons ATGGAGGATAG CCAGGGCCACAATTTGAAGAGAGAAACTATTAAACAACAATATGAAATG GTGAAGGAACGGACTGCGAATGCCAACGATTTCGTCAACGGTGGATCTCATGTGATGGAATATGGGAGTAGAAGTATAAGAGCAGAGAAGCTCTATCTCTACCAAAAGGTTTTGATCCTGCCACTGTTAACTTCCCACCCAACAATAACAAACTACACATGGCTATGGAAGTTGTGA
- the LOC115719473 gene encoding uncharacterized protein LOC115719473 codes for MFYRGNYADGGDGREMGAKRQRVVEQGSSFYGTSPGPSFMYNPTPFGYVGQPPPFPVVKLRGLPFDCTEVHVAEFFHGLDIVDVLFVHKNGKFTGEAFCVFGYPLQVDFALQRNRQNMGRRYVEVFRSKRQEYYKAIAGEVLDSRGGSPRRSVPISKSYDEGKDTAEHTGILRLRGLPFSAGKDDIIEFFKDFMLIEDSIHFTLNSEGRPTGEAFVEFPTAEDSKGAMAKDRMTLGSRYIELFPSSHEELDEALLRGR; via the exons ATGTTCTATAGAGG TAACTATGCTGATGGTGGGGATGGGCGTGAAATGGGTGCAAAGCGTCAGCGGGTAGTTGAACAGGGCTCTTCATTTTATGGGACTTCCCCTGGTCCAAGTTTTATGTACAACCCTACTCCTTTTGGGTATGTAGGCCAACCTCCACCTTTCCCAGTGGTCAAACTTCGTGGTCTGCCATTTGATTGTACAGAAGTTCATGTGGCTGAATTCTTCCATGGTCTGGACATAGTTGATGTTCTCTTTGTCCACAAGAATGGAAAGTTCACGGGGGAAGCTTTCTGTGTTTTTGGGTATCCTCTTCAAGTTGACTTTGCACTTCAAAGGAATAGACAGAACATGGGCAGGCGATATGTTGAAGTGTTCAGAAGTAAGAGGCAGGAGTATTACAAGGCAATTGCTGGTGAAGTTTTAGATTCTCGTGGTGGATCTCCTCGCCGAAGTGTCCCAATATCTAAATCTTATGATGAAGGGAAGGATACCGCTGAACATACAGGGATATTAAGGTTGAGGGGATTGCCATTTTCAGCTGGCAAAGATGATATTATTGAGTTTTTTAAGGATTTTATGTTGATAGAAGACTCTATTCATTTTACCTTGaattcagaagggaggccaactGGGGAAGCATTTGTTGAGTTTCCAACAGCTGAAGATTCTAAGGGAGCAATGGCAAAGGATAGAATGACTCTTGGTAGTCGATATATAGAATTGTTTCCATCATCGCATGAGGAGTTGGATGAAGCTCTTTTAAGAGGGCGGTGA